From one Gracilinanus agilis isolate LMUSP501 chromosome 5, AgileGrace, whole genome shotgun sequence genomic stretch:
- the LOC123249583 gene encoding olfactory receptor 6V1-like has protein sequence MNNHTMVRDFVLWGFSHLREFQILLFLFVLLVYVLIMLGNLSVITITFLDSRLHSPMYFFLCNFSLMEMLVTSTVVPRMLADLLSTHKTISLAECLTQSFFYFSLGSTDFLILTAMAFDRYVAICRPLHYPTIMSGQVCVRLVVACWVVGFLSIVSPTIQKSQLWFCGPNVIDHFFCDSAPLLKLSCSETHHIERMDFFLSLLFVLTTMLLIMISYIFIVASVLRIPSSSGRQKAFSTCASHLTVVVLGYGSAIFIYVRPSKGHSTDLNKVVALMTAVVTPFLNPFIFTFRNEKVKEVIEDIVKKILSKDSEGFR, from the coding sequence ATGAACAATCACACCATGGTCAGGGACTTTGTTCTCTGGGGTTTCTCTCATCTCCGGGAGTTCCAGATCCTTCTGTTCCTGTTTGTCCTTTTGGTGTATGTGCTGATCATGCTGGGAAACTTGTCTGTCATCACAATCACATTCCTTGATTCTCGTCTCCACTCACCaatgtattttttcctctgtaactTTTCCCTCATGGAGATGCTTGTTACCTCCACTGTTGTGCCCAGGATGTTGGCTGATCTGCTCTCCACACACAAAACCATCTCCCTGGCTGAATGCCTGACCCAGTCATTCTTCTACTTTTCCCTGGGCTCCACTGATTTCCTCATTCTCACTGCCATGGCCTTTGACCGTTATGTTGCAATCTGCCGTCCTCTGCACTACCCAACCATCATGAGTGGTCAGGTTTGTGTCAGGCTGGTGGTTGCATGCTGGGTGGTTGGCTTCCTCTCCATCGTTTCCCCCACCATCCAAAAATCCCAGCTCTGGTTCTGTGGTCCTAATGTCATTGACCACTTCTTTTGTGACTCTGCCCCACTCTTAAAGCTTTCCTGCTCAGAAACCCACCATATTGAACGCAtggatttcttcctctctctcctttttgtaTTAACCACCATGCTGCTAATCATGATATCCTACATCTTTATTGTGGCTTCAGTGCTTCgcattccttcttcctctggcCGCCAAAAGGCCTTCTCCACCTGTGCCTCACACCTCACAGTGGTGGTGCTTGGCTATGGTAGTGCCATTTTCATTTATGTGAGACCCAGCAAGGGCCATTCCACAGACCTCAACAAAGTAGTGGCCTTAATGACAGCTGTGGTGACCCCATTCCTCAACCCTTTCATCTTCACCTTTCGGAATGAGAAGGTCAAGGAGGTCATTGAAGACATTGTCAAAAAGATACTTTCCAAAGACTCAGAAGGCTTCAGATAA